From a region of the Zingiber officinale cultivar Zhangliang chromosome 4B, Zo_v1.1, whole genome shotgun sequence genome:
- the LOC121977333 gene encoding bZIP transcription factor 44-like, with amino-acid sequence MASAHGSSSGSILLQNSGSEEDLQALIDQKKRKRKISNRESAKRSRMRKQKHLDDLTAQVNQLRKDNSQISTYLSLTTQQYFAMETENSVLRTQMMELNNRLQSLYEILFCLNDTNTISSSLL; translated from the coding sequence ATGGCTTCTGCCCATGGATCTTCCTCCGGTTCCATCCTGTTGCAAAACTCAGGCTCCGAAGAGGATCTACAGGCACTGATCGACCAGAAGAAGCGgaaaagaaagatatcaaaccgtGAGTCTGCAAAGAGGTCGAGGATGCGCAAACAGAAACATCTGGATGATCTGACAGCCCAAGTGAACCAGCTGAGGAAGGACAACAGTCAAATCTCAACCTACTTGAGCCTCACCACACAGCAATATTTTGCTATGGAGACTGAGAACTCTGTCCTGAGGACCCAGATGATGGAACTCAACAACAGGCTGCAGTCTCTTTATGAGATCCTTTTCTGTTTGAATGATACCAACACTATAAGCAGTAGCCTCCTATAA